ggGACAGTATGTGAGACAAAAATCTTTGAGCCATTTTTATATTGTGACCAATCAATAATACTTAGTATAAGTAAACATCTTTGATATCCCTAATTCTTACACCAAGTTACGATGATGTACAGATGAGTTTCGCAGCAAGGTGGCATGTCAAGACGACAGTCTTCAGCTCAGCTGTAACCCGCACTCCCGGGTGGTCGTCTACTCAGCCAGCTTTGGCCGCACAGAGTATGAGAGCGTCCGTTGCCCGCAACCTCAGGGTGTCAGGGAGGAAAGTGAGTATAAACCCTACGTTTACTTTCGTCCTTTGTTCTTCAGCTCAGTTGTAACCCGCACTCCCGGGTGGTCGTCTACTCAGCCAGCTTTGGCCGCACAGAGTATGAGAGCGTCCGTTGCCCGCAACCTCAGGGTGTCAGGGAGGAGAGTGAGTATAAACCCTACGTTTACTCTCGTCCTTTGTTCTTCAGCTCAGTTGTAACCCGCACTCCCGAGTGGTCGTCTACTCAGCCAGCTTTGGCCGCACAGAGTATGAGAGCGTCCGCTGCCCGCAACCTCAGGGTGTCAGGGAGGAAAGTGAGTATAAACCCTACGTTTACTCTCGTCCTTTGTTCTTCAGCTCAGTTGTAACCCGCACTCCCGGGTGGTCGTCTACTCAGCCAGCTTTGGCCGCACAGAGTATGAGAGCGTCCGCTGCCCGCAACCTCAGGGTGTCAGGGAGGAAAGTGAGTATAAACCCTACGTTTACTCTCGTCCTTTGTTCTTCAGCTCAGTTGTAACCCGCACTCCCGGGTGGTCGTCTACTCAGCCAGCTTTGGCCGCACAGAGTATGAGAGCGTCCGCTGCCCGCAACCTCAGGGTGTCAGGGAGGAAAGTGAGTATAAACCCTACGTTTACTCTCGTCCTTTGTTCTTCAGCTCAGTTGTAACCCGCACTCCCGGGTGGTCGTCTACTCAGCCAGCTTTGGCCGCACAGAGTATGAGAGCGTCCGCTGCCCGCAACCTCAGGGTGTCAGGGAGGAAAGTGAGTATAAACCCTACGTTTACTCTCGTCCTTTGTTCTTCAGCTCAGTTGTAACCCGCACTCCCGGGTGGTCGTCTACTCAGCCAGCTTTGGCCGCACAGAGTATGAGAGCGTCCGCTGCCCGCAACCTCAGGGTGTCAGGGAGGAAAGTGAGTATAAACCCTACGTTTACTCTCGTCCTTTGTTCTTCAGCTCAGCTGTAACCCGCACTCCCGGGTGGTCGTCTACTCAGCCAGCTTTGGCCGCACAGAGTATGAGAGCGTCCGCTGCCCGCAACCTCAGGGTGTCAGGGAGGAAAGTGAGTATAAACCCTACGTTTACTCTCGTCCTTTGTTCTTCAGCTCAGTTGTAACCCGCACTCCCGGGTGGTCGTCTACTCAGCCAGCTTTGGCCGCACAGAGTATGAGAGCGTCCGCTGCCCGCAACCTCAGGGTGTCAGGGAGGAGGAAAGTGAGTATAAACCCTACGTTTACTCTCGTCCTTTGTTCTTCAGCTCAGTTGTAACCCGCACTCCCGGGTGGTCGTCTACTCAGCCAGCTTTGGCCGCACAGAGTATGAGAGCGTCCGCTGCCCGCAACCTCAGGGTGTCAGGGAGGAAAGTGAGTATACACCCTACGTTTACTCTCGTCCTTTGTTCTTCAGCTCAGCTGTAACCCGCACTCCCGGGTGGTCGTCTACTCAGCCAGCTTTGGCCGCACAGAGTATGAGAGCGTCCGCTGCCCGCAACCTCAGGGTGTCAGGGAGGAAAGTGAGTATAAACCCTACGTTTACTCTCGTCCTTTGTTCTTCAGCTCAGTTGTAACCCGCACTCCCGGGTGGTCGTCTACTTGGCCGCACAGAGTATGAGAGTAACAATAACAAATAGTTAAGAATCGTAATTAATAATATCGAACTGACTTTTgctataaaactgtttattgtcGAAAtactataaatgaattattattattataacctttAAGATACCTCTCATTCTTTTCCTTTTCAAGTCTTGTCCTCCCTTTCTTGTCCAACTCTTGTACTTTTCACATGCAGTCTTGTAAGTCTCCTATTGTTGAATTAAACAAGGGATTCCCTCTTTTTTATAGATAGTAAGAGCTCCAGAAAAGAGCTGGACGTTCTGCAATTCCTAATGAttaatttttagttgattttcaaatgaataatttattagtttgaaatgtatttaaatttaaaatagaaataactaGGATACAAGTGGTTTCactatgaaaaccaatttaaaattttaaagttagcAGTGAATTGTTTTTTCAGTCAATTAGGTAGAGTAGGGAATATTATTGTTCGTTTTTTTTATTCCACAAAAGTACCTGCACCACCAACCATTTGATATTGCACTCCTGAAatggaaatgaatttaaaaatttcaatctttttggaataaaaaacaaaaatacttccaGATGCGTCCTGGAGGCAAACAGAAAGTCACAGCTCTGAGTAATAGgctttcttatataaaaattaagcttccaTTTCGTACCAAATGCTATAGCTCAATTTGTATACGATATACCCTGTAGACAGAAAGACAGCAGAAATGTTTTTCGAGtttcttaagtaaaatatttcactaatgtTAGGTCACTTAAATACAATTAGGCCACAGATGTAAATAAAATgcttaatttgttacaaatatttaagtaaagaCCATTTAACTTTTAGGACATCTGAGACTACAAAGAACGCAAGGATGTGCATTAACGccacttttatttatatcaaatttttaaagaattttgttgGTGTACAATATTGTGGGaatgttcaatgtttatttagtttatttaatcgTAATATATTTCTTACTCAGCTTCATTGACATGGGAGATTTTttgaagctttattttaaaatgcacagTTCGTTATTAAGTAATTGATGTTATAATGGGGAAGAAAATATAAATCGTTATTCATGTCATAAGCAGTGTTACACCTGGCAAATTCTGTTAACAACAAGCATGAATATTTATAGACTCAGGTCAGGGGGTTGTTAGTGCTCAGCTCGATTTGTGGGACCAATGTAGTGATGATGAAACAATTGGATTATAGCGGTACATCGGCAATTGTGTCAATTGTCACTGGCTAACCATCAAGCTCTGGTATTTTCCATTTGTTAGGTAGTCAAATTTAAATGACGAAGTGCAAGATTTTGATTCCTGCTAAAGTTATAATGCTAGCAAAGAGagttttatctttaattaaaacatttaaaatattttaaaatacactttttgacTTTCGGAATTTCTCGGGAGGTGCATGTTTATATAATTCCTTATAGCTGAATTAAGAGCTTATTAGAATCCACCGAAGGTTGCAGTTATATGTTAGCTTAGCAATCCACCATGAAGAAATCAAATTACAGAAACGTAAAGTTATTGATTTCCTTTATCACTTTAtcgatttctaaaaaaaaaatcatctgaaaaaaatgttggttttttattagtttactcaaatacactgtaaaataataactacaaaaaataatttggcaTTACAATGAACATTATTACATTAGAAAGTTATTCTCTAAATGCGAACTCTGGCCATTTTGCTTTTCCGAAATATTGCTGGTTTTATATCATCTGGTTAGTGTTGCACTGTATGGAAAAACAGTTGTCACATGTCACATGTTATAAGGACAAAACATTTGTTCTTCCTTTTACTTCTtttgggttttgtaaaaaaaattgtttggatttaaatttattaaatacgtaTTGCATTCAGGAGTCGTAGCAGTCCtgtaatttgaatttgaattttgtagcCAGCCATAGCTACCTATGCTACTGAGACAGTGATGTCGAATGTTCTAGCATGTCTAGCTACTTACGCTACTGAGACAGTGATGCAGATATGTCACGGGATGAGACAGTGTAGTCTCACCGCAGACGCCGCAACCTTTGGGAACCCGTGCAACCACCTCTCTAAGACTTACCTCAAGGTCGTCTACACCTGTGGTGAGTAGATTGTGTCACATACCCgtagattatatattattataacgtGCTACATGATTGTACATTATAACGTGATTCTAAGTATGTTAATAAaccaacaaaaaaatgtaaatggccTAAGCCATTGGGACATTTCTTCAATAATGCAGGTCCAAAATCTTTGTTAATAAAAAGTTAGCACTAAGAAGACTAGATAGGACATTTATATACGTCTAACTTTCCATTTGGAAATgtaaatgtagaataaaaatgTCAGTagactaaattattaattacgtTGTTTCACTATTTGCTACgcatataattaaaacattcttttccattatttaaatCGTATcattttgtaacagtttttatgtAATAGAATATGTGATTGTGCGAAGATGATATTAACCTATTATTTCCATTACTGTAGTTTTTTATCAAAGTTGTAATTCTAATGATAAAGCGACAGTTATTTTTCATTCAGACGTTTACAAAAGCTCTTATCTGCTCTCATTTTTATGTGAAATGCTCTAAATCATAGGATGAGCATAGTGAGCCAGACTATGAGGTGGACTACGAGTCGGTGGATATTGAATTCTTCTCGAGATGTATCTATGGCTTTGTTAATTTCAGTGCCGAAGACAGTTCTGAGGGAGCAGCTGGATGACCAGGTGGAGGAGAACGAGCATAATGAGCCAGACTATGAGGTGGACTACGAGTCGGTGGATATTGAATTCTTCTCGAGATGTATCTATGGCTTTGTTAACTTCAGTGCCGAAGACAGTTCTGAGGGAGCAGCTGGATGACCAGGTGGAGGAGAACGAGCATAATGAGCCAGACTATGAGGTAGGTAGACTACGAGTCGGTGGATATTGAATTCTTCTCGAGATGTATCTATGGCTTTGTTAACTTTAGTGCCGAAGACAGTTCTGAGGGAGCAGCTGGATGACCAGGTGGAGGAGAACGAGCATAATGAGCCAGACTATGAGGTGGACTACGAGTCGGTGGATATTGAATTATTCTCGAGATGTATCTATGGCTTTGTTACCTTTAGTGCCGAAGACAGTTCTGAGGGAGCAGCTGGATGACCAGGTGTAGGAGGACGAGCATAAAGAGCCAGACTATGAGGTGGACTACGAGTCGGTGGATATTGAATTCTTCTCGAGATGTAACTATTGCTTTGTTACGTTTAGTGCCGAAGACAGTTCTGAGGGAGCAGCTGGATGACCAGGTGGAGGAGGACGAGCGTAGTGAGCCAGACTATGAGGTGGACTACGAGTCGGTGGATATTGAATTCTTCTCGAGATGTAACTATTGCTTTGTTACGTCTAGTGCCGAAGACAGTTCTGAGGGAGCAGCTGGATGACCAGGTGGAGGAGGACGAGCGTAGTGAGCCAGACTATGAGGTGGACTACGAGTCGGTGGACAACGCGCTGAGGGAGAACCACGTGTACTCGGAGTCCCCCAAGCTGGCAGTGTCCGGGGGGCGACACAACGGGAGTGGTGTGGGTGGGCAGATCGCTCCACCCGCCACGGCCACGGCGGACCAGACACGGGGAGACCAGCAGTTTCAGGGTAAACTACATGTAGTTAGAAATTCTTCACACTTTTAGTCTATAATAGCTATTATAATGGTTTCCACAAcgtgcttttaattttaaaaattattaatttgtgtttgaaGTATTGAGTATGTATTGTTTTGTGAATTGTGTGTTTTCATGTGGGattcaaatatttatacacaacGAATACAGTTGTTACAATATATTCCAATGGATGTTGTGActctttcatataaaatatatgagtATGATGTAAAAAGTATGTAGGTAGAAATTTAAGTGTCAGTGAATgataaataaaactagaatacATTCTTATGGtttctaatcttataaaaactgaagTAAATATATAGCTCTATTGAAAAGGCGAGTGAAACGTGTATAATGGTACATTCTCTATTTTGTAGAGTAGCATTATAAAATACGTAAGCTCAAGCCTTCCCCCCCCCGATATTTGaaagacaacatttaaaactgCTCTTAGTAGTTTGCTTTAAGCtcttagaacacatttatgacaTCTTTAAGCTCAAAAAACTTGTGGGAGAAGATTATCGATCTCGTTTTGGGggttattttatacttatactatAAAAGTTAAACCCGAGTGTCAGCCCCCCTGAGAAGTAATTTGCTATACATGCCACTGAAAGATACGTATTTCGTCCCTACAGTGTATGGAAATAAGCCAGGAAATTTGTGGGCTAAACTGAAATTATAAGTGAAGGATATTGTTGGATAGAGTGGGATCATTAGTCTTCTATCTTTGTAAAAAACGGAAGTCTGCCTGAGAGTATCTAGACTGCACTGAAAGTGTCAGTGAAAGATACCCATAAGTGGGATCGCTCCCTCTCCATTCACATAAAGGATGGGAGTCTGCTAGAGAGTAGACATCTAGGGAAAGCAATAAACGGAAATTTCAACACGAGTGTGACAAATTGCTGAAATATAATTCCGCTGGCGTCGCTTATATTCCCGTTCCGCTAATACATTTTTCATGACGACTGGGATTTGCATGGAGCTGGCGGGCTTTTTGTCAAGGGCTGTCGCATTATATCGGGGTGGCGTGTTACACACTCAGTTTTTAAGCCGATGAACAAACTGTTTGAATCGAAAACTAAAgttgatatttatttaagaacTCAGTGATAGCGATATTTATGACTCTAACTTTAGTGTGTTTTATAATAGAGAATACAAGCCATTTAGTTTATTAGACATATTGGTTCTACTGGtataatttggtaaatattatttatccatTTCTAAGcgtacatattaaattttaagagcTATGGAATCCATCCATTTCTATTATTTcgagtactatttttaatttgaaaccaataaactgtttaaaaaaaaaaaaactctttttgagGTCAAGCTGATATTCGGTGGTGTTAAAGGATATTAAATGTGTGGCTATTgttatacaaaatgaaaaaccGACATTCATCCTGAAGGTTCATTAATCTAAGTGATTCACAcggatattcaaatatttttgtatgacaGTCCGCGTACTATTTACTATGTCCAATCTACTGGAAAACTATATCGTAAGTAATGTAATATACTTCTACCGTAGTTTGGTGGTAAAAAATTTTGTATGTGTTCCAGAGACTCGGAATCGAGTAATACTAGGTCTGGTGTTCGCAATTGCGTGTGGCCTGGTGTTGTTGGTGGCGCTGGTGGCTGCTAGGCTGTGGTGGGGGCGGCGTCGTGGAGGGAGGACGGTGGACAAGGCCTTAACAAAGGGTTACTCAGAGGACGGTGATGTGGAAATCGACCTAACGTCCTCAGCGGCAATAACAGTTCTGCCTACCCCACACCATCACACGCCACCACAGGAGGTTAGTCCTAGCTGTAAGGTCAACGATATATCCATAGAGTTTAAAACAGAGTATATGCGTTATATATGTCCTATGTTTAAAACATCAACGGTAGAGACGATCGTTCGATAGCTAACAAAGTACTCATCCTTTTAAACCAATTGCTAAGATTTGGGACAGTCTTTTGAAAACTTTCTGAGAGTTAACCAAGTAGTTCCTCAAGGTTTGGTGCTTTACCCACTGTTATTCCTTGAGTATTTCCTATAGATTGTTTACGAATAAATCAGCTCCGTCTTATATAGTTGTGGGATTATATAGTTCTTAACATTTGACCTTATAACCTTTTTAGCAcgtttttcaaacaaaactttcaTAGTAATCACACGGTGGTGTATGCTTTGCTTATATAACGATGTCGTGATCTTTAGTAACTATCTTTTACTGCATGTATTCAACAAACTGCCTCTATTCATTGAATAAATCTCTTATAAAATTAggaatttgtaattttcattgaGTCTTTTAAgttagtaaacaaatattaaaattaatgtatataatccatatattttccttaggcACTTGCTTATGTATTTTATAGTGAGGTACTATGAGAGTCAGCCTTTTATAGGCGCTTTAGATtagaaaatattgtgtatatCTAATTAACAGGTGTACTTCCTTATTTAATGTTTCATCGCAATAAAAGTGCAACAGACTTTGCCCCTTGATTTTACTTAATAGCAATTATCTATAAGAGAAAAACTTTAAtagatggtttttatttttaaactgtatttcttcAGATATTAAATCAGCCGAAAGTTATGCaagtttcaaaactaataaaatagaaCTAGAATCAAAGTTTTAAAAGCTTCAATATCTTTGTGAAAGCATCAATCTGGTCTTTATTCAAATCGATAGAAGAATGTCTCCTAagacagaaatacattttaatctacTGTGGCTAGTTTTGGTAGAGTTTTAATCGGAAGTGTATCAAAAGGGTTCAACATATGACATGATAACTTTATCttaggtaataattttttaatttggcacatTCAAAACCAATCGTCAACGACGCCTAGATTAATGCCACTCTTAAAAAAGGACGGGGGGATTGGGTGATAGGGGTTTTTTCTTATTAACAACTCtgttatatacactttttattctACCGTACAAAAGTACTGCATTCTTACTTTTAAGGCTTTAAGAGTTTTAAAGGCTTTCATAAATAagtcaaaataataaacatgaacaGAATTAGAGAAACTGTTTCTATATTTTCTTAGGTCATAGTTTTGATTTAACTTtatttgcattttgtaaaaaaatatattcttgatgAGTTaatcttgttattatttttattcagaattaaatctACGTCATTTTGCTGTGTATCTTATAggctatataatttataacatgcATGCTATGAATTTTTAGacaggaattatttttaaaatgtatttccgATCAAAAcgtatagaacatttatttaccaatctaataaaaataaaaactcaaaaaggttcaaatatttcaaaaatttcattttaagaaagAACTAATACTACTATTTTTCAAGAAATCGGctaaaatataactaatgtatAGCTATTGTATTAGTATACaggtatatagtattttttattgtgtGGTCCATTGAAATTATGGACGTTATATAGACTAACCTGTATGTTGGCGTTATCTGGAAACCACTCGGTCCCTATCTACTATGTATTTAATAGACAATATAAGTAGGtatatacatacgtacatactataaacagaaaaagttaaagtttaaatttacgtATGCCTACGTTATCTGAGCTTGACGTTAGGTACTATCACGAGGGATGTTTTTCGTCCTACTTTTctgacgtcagatcacgttggacgatctggcgcgtgatctgaggtcgggaaagtaccaaACGGAAATGTCCCtagccatcagtgcgggctttggTGGCTCCTACCTGCACTTCTGACGAAAAAAGAAAActttcctcgagatagtaccaaaATCAAGCCCAGaccacgtgagcgctcgtaaaggtgAACTTTAACCttggtactactagtaaaatattGATGAGAACTTATTTTAAACCAACTTGAATactaacaagtagtagatagggacagagtgggcTCCTGAATATACAGAAGTACCAATTATCTTGTACTACGAGTTGACAAGGCTCACTGTTATCTTCAGGTTATCAGATACAAGGAAGAGACACCCCTGAGCATGTCCAGTGCCGACTACTACTACGGATGACCCGCGGCCACGGAGCCCCCCACCACCACCCAAGTCACACCCCCTCCAGGAGTGGGGATCTGCTTCTAGCACCGGCCTCCAGTCGCCGATCCCGAGGAACTGTTCCAACTGTAGGGTTCCGTTAGCGGTGACTGAGTGACAACATACACTGACTCTTGATTACTGAAAGACATCATTATTCGTCCAGCGCGTGAGTGAACGTCAAAGTGGAAGTGTACCAGTGGGACTCAAACTGATTTTCAGAAGTGGACAGGCCTTACGTACCTTTTGACTTAGTAAAAAGTGTTAGAGTTGATGATATTTTGATATACGAGTATCAAACTTTGAATCTACTTACCGTAAATCTTTACTAGACTTttattcaaaaacagtttttttatgaatagCCTACATCAatagatttttaaagaaaaatgttaccTAATTAATGCTTATGTTGAagaatgttgtaatatttataaaaagttctttaaaaatattcgaAATACTGTAAATAGgtttatgtattgtttttgttGAGTTCGAACTTTGTTTTAGGGTATTACTTTACATCAAAGCCGTGAATCTCCGTACCATTTGAGAATTTAAAAACCGTGAAAACCAATCTAGTTACGAATGTTTGGTGGATATCGATTAAACTTAAGATTCTTTGAAGcaaaactacatttttactaCTTTGAAAACTTTAAGAAATCAAAGATTGCACATAAAGACAAAAAACTACTCCGTCAAATTCCACTACGCAGTGTCAAAATATATTCGTTATTTTTAGTacctatataaaaaaatcaacggtgacgtgtagcgggtacggcggttatcgtgagataaccgaatcaagcaacatcgagcgtggctgctgcttggatggataaCCGCTGAACTATCCTGTCCTTGAAAGTAGTCCACCCGTTCGGACCATGGTGGTGGTTCGggagtcacctttaagctgtcgTTCCCaggtgttagagagggcttcttagatCTAACTTTGCTTTGTAAAATAAggcattactttactttactatgtATATTTTGAATTACGATTTCAAAAAATATGTTCGATCTCAAAAATTTAGTGGCGTAATCCTTATCCTCAGGGAAATAGTTTGCAGGGAAACCTTATTTGGGAAATCGATAACCATAGCAATATTTCAAATCTGGTATGTTGTACTGAATTAAATAACCATTCCGTAAAAGGTATCTGCATACCTATCAGAAGGAGATTGTCTCAGCTCAAAGGTATGGGAGTTTGCCGATCATAGCTCTTTCAATATGGTACTTTGCGTATATAAACGAGATAGGAGTACACcccaccacgtgtcgtgtaacaggcttcgcggCCCTAACACCtttcatttttgagatgtccagtggacagacagacacacagaaaagaaaatgttataatctgCCAGCTGACAAAAAATGTCAGCCTATAGAGTGATAGGCTTGAAAGACACTCAGCCAACTTCTATGATTTGATAAATTACGTAATCCAGCATCATAGAACTACTGTAATTCTTGCCAaggtagaaatgaagtttaatgcaaaatttaaagtccacaTATGTAAACTTTTGAGAAATATCTACCTAAATCATACATTCACATTTCTATTAATTAAGTTAGGTAGCTTATTGGGTTAAATAATACAAGTGAACATACCAACTCGCCCAGTGGTGATAATGCATATGTTAGGTTATGCAGAATGCAGACTACGTGGATTACTGTGGTAAaagttaaaatctcatataattatactctatttgtttacagatttatttagtCAGAAAATTTCTCTTTGCCGTCAAAGTTACCCGAAATACTAATGGAGTAatattccctaacgctcagccaaattccatgcagTCACATGCGCGTATCACAACATCCAACTCGACGTTgcctaaataaaaatgaatctttatgcaaaatttcaattcaataggTCTGATacttcttgagatatcgtgcagaaaGATACTCGCTCAGTATAACTAGTAATACTTCACCTGTTTCCTGTTTTCTGTTTTCTTGATGGTTAGTATCAAATAATATTACTTTGTCTCAAATGGTACAAGCTTACTGTAAACTTGGCCTTACGTTACTCAAAAGTTCATTAATGGTTTATCTTGTGATAAGGGAATAGTTTAGCTATACCAACACGACTAGCTTTGggataaattaagtttgtaatctATGTCTACTGACCTGattaatttacttgttatatgAATCACAGTTTGGTTTTAATGATATCCTTATTTAAGTATACtagcatattttatgtttacctTAACACAAATTTCATCACGTTCAAGTGAAAATCTGTGATAGCTATAAGTCACATGtgattaatactaaaatattttcattataatttaagttaCAATAACAATTCTAATAGTGTATTTCAGTTGTAATTAAATCGctacagtatttaatttatttcctttttagagtaaatattatttgtacaaaaactGTCACTAAGCTATTTAAGGATGTATATTACTTGGCATGCAAAAGACTTATTTAAGACGCACTATGATGGCAGGGTAtggtataatataatgtaatggaatttgtataatttgtttttgttattaacttactgtgtattataaattaataaatttgtattttaattattacaagtgTTTTAGTGCTACATAGAGTGTCTATTTTACAGGTACACAGTTTCAgatttaatatactataatatagaGGTTACACAGAGTATATATTGAACAGTCCATTGGGGACAATATTATGGAATATTCTTCATTGAA
The Homalodisca vitripennis isolate AUS2020 chromosome 4, UT_GWSS_2.1, whole genome shotgun sequence DNA segment above includes these coding regions:
- the LOC124360743 gene encoding protein eva-1 homolog C-like isoform X2; this encodes MARVRLRLLFGLTAVFLSGVLCDRHFQALLSGTLKTFQKAACDDQQVSLRCPAGTCISVLIAQYGNSAKDLQALCPDVKGSHSRNNMTCLWPNILQTKWEAAPEGTWGKYSLLQTVVEACHKKRQCKFHASPNSFGGDPCPGFRKYIEVAYKCRPYEFRSKVACQDDSLQLSCNPHSRVVVYSASFGRTEYESVRCPQPQGVREETCLATYATETVMQICHGMRQCSLTADAATFGNPCNHLSKTYLKVVYTCVPKTVLREQLDDQVEEDERSEPDYEVDYESVDNALRENHVYSESPKLAVSGGRHNGSGVGGQIAPPATATADQTRGDQQFQETRNRVILGLVFAIACGLVLLVALVAARLWWGRRRGGRTVDKALTKGYSEDGDVEIDLTSSAAITVLPTPHHHTPPQEVIRYKEETPLSMSSADYYYG
- the LOC124360743 gene encoding protein eva-1 homolog C-like isoform X5, whose product is MARVRLRLLFGLTAVFLSGVLCDRHFQALLSGTLKTFQKAACDDQQVSLRCPAGTCISVLIAQYGNSAKDLQALCPDVKGSHSRNNMTCLWPNILQTVVEACHKKRQCKFHASPNSFGGDPCPGFRKYIEVAYKCRPYEFRSKVACQDDSLQLSCNPHSRVVVYSASFGRTEYESVRCPQPQGVREETCLATYATETVMQICHGMRQCSLTADAATFGNPCNHLSKTYLKVVYTCVPKTVLREQLDDQVEEDERSEPDYEVDYESVDNALRENHVYSESPKLAVSGGRHNGSGVGGQIAPPATATADQTRGDQQFQETRNRVILGLVFAIACGLVLLVALVAARLWWGRRRGGRTVDKALTKGYSEDGDVEIDLTSSAAITVLPTPHHHTPPQEVIRYKEETPLSMSSADYYYG
- the LOC124360743 gene encoding protein eva-1 homolog C-like isoform X1, whose product is MARVRLRLLFGLTAVFLSGVLCDRHFQALLSGTLKTFQKAACDDQQVSLRCPAGTCISVLIAQYGNSAKDLQALCPDVKGSHSRNNMTCLWPNILQTKWEAAPEGTWGKYSLLQTVVEACHKKRQCKFHASPNSFGGDPCPGFRKYIEVAYKCRPYEFRSKVACQDDSLQLSCNPHSRVVVYSASFGRTEYESVRCPQPQGVREETCLATYATETVMQICHGMRQCSLTADAATFGNPCNHLSKTYLKVVYTCVPKTVLREQLDDQVEEDERSEPDYEVDYESVDNALRENHVYSESPKLAVSGGRHNGSGVGGQIAPPATATADQTRGDQQFQETRNRVILGLVFAIACGLVLLVALVAARLWWGRRRGGRTVDKALTKGYSEDGDVEIDLTSSAAITVLPTPHHHTPPQEVIRYKEETPLSMSSADYYYG
- the LOC124360743 gene encoding protein eva-1-like isoform X3, with product MMLVLLLFASLTRWTSADNLSLLSGTLKTFQKAACDDQQVSLRCPAGTCISVLIAQYGNSAKDLQALCPDVKGSHSRNNMTCLWPNILQTKWEAAPEGTWGKYSLLQTVVEACHKKRQCKFHASPNSFGGDPCPGFRKYIEVAYKCRPYEFRSKVACQDDSLQLSCNPHSRVVVYSASFGRTEYESVRCPQPQGVREETCLATYATETVMQICHGMRQCSLTADAATFGNPCNHLSKTYLKVVYTCVPKTVLREQLDDQVEEDERSEPDYEVDYESVDNALRENHVYSESPKLAVSGGRHNGSGVGGQIAPPATATADQTRGDQQFQETRNRVILGLVFAIACGLVLLVALVAARLWWGRRRGGRTVDKALTKGYSEDGDVEIDLTSSAAITVLPTPHHHTPPQEVIRYKEETPLSMSSADYYYG
- the LOC124360743 gene encoding protein eva-1 homolog C-like isoform X4; amino-acid sequence: MARVRLRLLFGLTAVFLSGVLCDRHFQALLSGTLKTFQKAACDDQQVSLRCPAGTCISVLIAQYGNSAKDLQALCPDVKGSHSRNNMTCLWPNILQYSLLQTVVEACHKKRQCKFHASPNSFGGDPCPGFRKYIEVAYKCRPYEFRSKVACQDDSLQLSCNPHSRVVVYSASFGRTEYESVRCPQPQGVREETCLATYATETVMQICHGMRQCSLTADAATFGNPCNHLSKTYLKVVYTCVPKTVLREQLDDQVEEDERSEPDYEVDYESVDNALRENHVYSESPKLAVSGGRHNGSGVGGQIAPPATATADQTRGDQQFQETRNRVILGLVFAIACGLVLLVALVAARLWWGRRRGGRTVDKALTKGYSEDGDVEIDLTSSAAITVLPTPHHHTPPQEVIRYKEETPLSMSSADYYYG